In Bosea vestrisii, the following are encoded in one genomic region:
- a CDS encoding hydantoinase/oxoprolinase family protein: MSWRIGVDIGGTFIDFCALETGSGRVETIKVLTTPDAPGRELLAGLDLLNERHAVAPEEIVSFVHGTTVGINTIIQRKGSRLGLVTTAGFEDVIELARLRMPDMYSLFCARPEQLIPRDRVFGVGERILSDGSIAEPLDCEALSDAIEKLKRLGVDGVIVSFLHAYRNPAHETEARALIAKLAPELFVFTTSEVWPVIREYERTTTAILNGYVHPRVCGYLDALEEALSSRGVPAGPMLTKSNGGVMNAATGKRACVNMLLSGTASGVIGAAYLAEQAGAKNILTLDIGGTSADLALIIDGQPQFGTGEVVGDFPLYVPSVSVTSIGAGGGSIAWADAFGVLKVGPESAGSTPGPACYGRGGARATVTDAMATCGFLGHTALAYDQIGMRRDLAQKAVGEVAAMLGRSAEATAEAIIAIAVSEMFVEVNKLVARYGVDLRDFALMPFGGAGPMLGCFLARELGIPRVLVPRRPGVVSALGGLIADLKGDFIQSVFAAAEPASLPQLREALAQLKRDGLAWIREDQRFTGPVVESLSADMRYHGQSFEIEVPLSEGWLVEGDLAAIRAAFHRQHLAIYDFNDEAAEVQIVNLRLVITGATPRPELSPASEAVEEAAIPARFITVWLDGSKREIALFHREALRCGQHFSGPAVVAQEDTTICIPAGFEAKVDAFLNLNLILREGA, translated from the coding sequence ATGAGCTGGCGTATCGGCGTCGACATCGGCGGCACCTTCATCGACTTCTGCGCGCTGGAAACCGGCAGCGGCCGCGTCGAGACCATCAAGGTCTTGACGACACCTGACGCCCCGGGCCGCGAGCTCCTCGCCGGGCTCGACCTGCTGAACGAGCGCCATGCCGTTGCGCCGGAGGAGATCGTCTCCTTCGTCCACGGCACCACGGTCGGCATCAACACCATCATCCAGCGCAAGGGCAGCCGGCTCGGCCTCGTCACCACCGCCGGCTTCGAGGATGTGATCGAGCTGGCGCGCCTGCGCATGCCGGACATGTATTCGCTGTTCTGCGCCCGCCCGGAGCAGCTCATCCCGCGCGACCGCGTCTTCGGCGTCGGCGAGCGCATCCTCTCCGATGGCAGCATCGCCGAACCGCTCGACTGCGAGGCCCTTTCGGATGCGATTGAGAAGCTCAAGCGGCTCGGCGTCGACGGCGTGATCGTCTCTTTCCTGCATGCCTACCGCAATCCCGCTCACGAAACCGAGGCTAGGGCGCTGATCGCCAAGCTCGCGCCGGAGCTCTTCGTGTTCACCACCAGCGAGGTCTGGCCGGTGATCCGCGAATATGAGCGCACCACGACCGCGATCCTGAACGGCTACGTCCATCCACGCGTCTGCGGCTATCTCGATGCGCTCGAGGAGGCGCTCTCCTCGCGTGGCGTGCCGGCCGGCCCGATGCTGACCAAGTCGAATGGCGGGGTGATGAACGCCGCGACCGGCAAGCGCGCCTGCGTCAACATGCTGCTTTCGGGCACCGCCTCCGGCGTGATCGGCGCCGCCTATCTCGCCGAGCAGGCGGGTGCGAAGAACATCCTCACCCTCGACATCGGCGGCACCAGTGCCGACCTTGCCTTGATCATCGACGGCCAGCCGCAATTCGGCACCGGCGAGGTCGTCGGCGACTTCCCGCTCTATGTGCCGAGCGTCTCGGTGACCTCGATCGGCGCCGGCGGCGGCTCGATCGCCTGGGCGGACGCCTTCGGCGTGCTCAAGGTCGGCCCCGAAAGCGCCGGCTCTACCCCCGGTCCCGCCTGCTATGGCCGCGGCGGCGCCCGCGCCACCGTAACCGACGCGATGGCGACCTGCGGCTTCCTTGGCCACACCGCCCTCGCCTACGACCAGATCGGCATGAGGCGCGACCTGGCGCAGAAAGCGGTCGGCGAGGTCGCCGCAATGCTCGGCCGCAGCGCAGAGGCGACGGCCGAGGCGATCATCGCCATCGCCGTCTCCGAGATGTTCGTCGAGGTCAACAAGCTCGTCGCGCGCTATGGCGTCGACCTGCGCGATTTCGCGCTGATGCCGTTCGGCGGCGCCGGACCGATGCTCGGCTGCTTCCTGGCGCGCGAGCTCGGCATTCCGCGCGTGCTGGTGCCCCGCCGGCCCGGCGTCGTCAGCGCACTGGGCGGGCTGATCGCCGATCTGAAGGGCGACTTCATCCAGAGCGTCTTCGCAGCGGCAGAGCCGGCCTCATTGCCGCAGCTGCGTGAGGCGCTGGCGCAGCTCAAGCGCGACGGACTCGCCTGGATCCGTGAGGACCAGCGCTTCACCGGGCCGGTCGTCGAAAGCCTGAGCGCCGACATGCGCTATCACGGCCAGTCCTTCGAGATCGAGGTGCCGCTCTCGGAAGGCTGGCTCGTCGAGGGCGATCTCGCCGCGATCCGCGCCGCCTTCCACCGCCAGCATCTTGCCATCTACGACTTCAACGACGAGGCGGCCGAGGTCCAGATTGTCAATCTGCGCCTCGTCATCACCGGCGCGACGCCGCGGCCCGAGCTTTCTCCTGCGAGCGAGGCGGTTGAGGAGGCCGCCATCCCGGCGCGCTTCATCACGGTCTGGCTCGACGGCAGCAAGCGCGAGATCGCGCTCTTCCATCGCGAGGCGCTGCGCTGCGGCCAGCATTTCTCCGGCCCGGCCGTGGTTGCGCAGGAGGACACCACGATCTGCATACCCGCCGGTTTCGAGGCGAAGGTCGACGCCTTCCTCAACCTCAATCTCATCCTGCGCGAGGGAGCCTGA
- a CDS encoding hydantoinase B/oxoprolinase family protein: MVDKVTLQVLANHCRAAAENMAYTLYRTAHSTFVKETEDFTVMVMDRTGRVVAVPMDLGATWYPGMNYNRAIEMVPEYRPGDIAFTNDPYSGYLATHAPDTHLWKPIFHEGQIVCFVGGHVHNTDMGGAVPASLSRSLTEIHQEGIRFPPMTLMRDGAFDETVLRIMMMNVRKPALNMGDLKALAGALNTGERKIQAMVAKFGAKGFMDGLDGLMDYAEHQAREILRSIPDGEYVFSDYADEDGVDGNPCRLALTLTIKGDEAVLDFTGSDPQLGSSLNVPTGSDPRHTLLLVGVYYVLYTLNPQLLLNSGLTRPFTCIAPEGTVLNPSFPAAVGMRSLTCARLRSLIFGAFSLAAPERLPAAPAGSSSIVNVMTTDEKTHRSVIAAINPVVGGGGGMPHRDGPNGSGADAAYLKNTPIEITETEVPIRFMRYGLLPDSGGAGRWRGGLATVMEFKVFSPNSRITVRNRDRSHFRPWGTLGGLSAETSNFIINPGRPNERILGNTDIAVAEPGDVIHIHSPGGGGRGSPLEREPERVLLDVERGYVSPGAARALYGVVIEGDTVDHDATAVLRAELRTRAHKTHFHFGPERDAFEQIWTVENYAVLTRLLAGLPVHWRFFTKTKLFAVMRDASGKLDLAAAFAAVRRDYPQIPEVAQDILGIAQAAE, translated from the coding sequence ATGGTCGACAAGGTCACCCTGCAGGTCCTGGCCAATCATTGCCGGGCCGCGGCCGAGAACATGGCCTACACGCTCTACCGCACGGCCCATTCCACCTTCGTCAAGGAGACGGAGGACTTCACCGTGATGGTGATGGACCGCACCGGGCGCGTCGTCGCCGTGCCGATGGATCTCGGCGCGACCTGGTATCCGGGCATGAACTACAACCGCGCCATCGAGATGGTGCCGGAGTATCGCCCGGGCGACATCGCCTTCACCAACGATCCCTATAGCGGCTATCTCGCGACCCATGCCCCCGACACGCATCTGTGGAAGCCGATCTTCCATGAGGGGCAGATCGTCTGCTTCGTCGGTGGCCATGTCCACAACACCGACATGGGCGGGGCCGTGCCGGCGAGCCTGTCGCGCTCGCTCACCGAGATCCATCAGGAGGGCATCCGCTTCCCGCCGATGACGCTGATGCGCGACGGCGCCTTCGACGAGACCGTGCTGCGCATCATGATGATGAATGTGCGCAAGCCGGCGCTGAACATGGGCGACCTCAAAGCGCTGGCCGGCGCGCTCAACACCGGCGAGCGCAAGATCCAGGCGATGGTCGCCAAGTTCGGCGCGAAGGGCTTCATGGACGGGCTCGACGGTTTGATGGACTATGCCGAGCATCAGGCCCGCGAGATCCTGCGCTCCATTCCCGACGGCGAATATGTCTTCTCCGACTATGCCGACGAGGATGGCGTCGACGGCAATCCCTGCCGGCTGGCGCTGACCCTGACCATCAAGGGCGACGAGGCGGTCCTCGACTTCACGGGATCGGACCCGCAGCTCGGCTCCTCGCTCAACGTGCCGACCGGCTCCGACCCGCGCCATACGCTGCTGCTCGTCGGCGTCTACTACGTGCTCTACACGCTGAACCCGCAGCTCCTGCTCAATTCCGGCCTGACCCGGCCCTTCACCTGCATCGCGCCGGAAGGAACGGTGCTCAACCCCTCCTTCCCGGCGGCGGTCGGCATGCGCAGCCTGACCTGCGCGCGGCTGCGCAGCCTGATCTTCGGCGCCTTCAGCCTCGCCGCGCCCGAGCGCCTGCCGGCGGCGCCGGCCGGCTCCAGCTCGATCGTGAACGTGATGACCACCGACGAGAAGACGCATCGCAGCGTCATTGCGGCGATCAACCCGGTGGTCGGCGGCGGCGGCGGCATGCCGCATCGCGACGGGCCCAACGGCTCGGGCGCCGACGCCGCCTATCTCAAGAACACGCCGATCGAGATCACCGAGACCGAGGTGCCGATCCGCTTCATGCGCTACGGACTCCTGCCGGATTCAGGCGGCGCCGGGCGCTGGCGCGGCGGGCTCGCGACGGTGATGGAGTTCAAGGTGTTCTCGCCCAACTCGCGGATCACCGTGCGCAACCGCGACCGCTCGCATTTCCGGCCCTGGGGCACGCTCGGCGGCCTCTCTGCCGAGACCTCGAACTTCATCATCAATCCCGGCCGCCCCAATGAGCGCATCCTCGGCAATACCGACATCGCCGTCGCCGAGCCGGGCGACGTGATCCACATCCATTCACCGGGCGGCGGCGGGCGCGGCTCGCCACTGGAGCGCGAGCCGGAACGGGTGCTGCTCGATGTAGAGCGCGGCTATGTCAGCCCTGGTGCCGCGCGAGCGCTCTACGGCGTGGTGATCGAGGGAGACACTGTCGATCACGATGCGACGGCGGTGTTGCGAGCCGAGCTGAGGACGCGCGCCCACAAGACGCATTTCCATTTCGGCCCGGAGCGGGACGCGTTCGAACAGATCTGGACGGTTGAGAATTATGCGGTGCTGACGCGGCTGCTGGCCGGTTTGCCGGTCCACTGGCGCTTCTTCACCAAGACCAAGCTGTTCGCGGTGATGCGGGACGCTTCCGGCAAGCTCGACCTTGCCGCGGCCTTCGCCGCCGTTCGGCGGGACTATCCGCAAATCCCCGAGGTCGCGCAGGATATTCTCGGAATTGCGCAGGCAGCCGAATAG
- a CDS encoding ABC transporter permease, with translation MSGVPFASTAEPALPPAPGFWNSPGLRRFRRHRLAVFGAATIVFLTLACIVGPWLLPYTDTFIDIRNRFAPPFSGPHVLGTDPLGRDILARLLMAGRISLAVGFSAMAIAMAIGIVVGMVAGFYEGVLGAALMRFVDAMLCFPSIFLLLAISALISPSVPSIILLIAMTSWMEVARVVEAQIRSLKTREFAQAAVSFGASNRRIMVRELLPNAIAPIVVAATLNVAHAILAESYISFLGFGIQPPTPSWGNMLESAQSYLTSAPWLAIIPGAAITLAVTSFNFIGDGLRDALDPRMEGQ, from the coding sequence ATGAGCGGCGTGCCCTTCGCCAGCACGGCAGAGCCGGCTTTGCCGCCGGCCCCCGGCTTCTGGAACAGCCCGGGCCTGCGCCGCTTCCGGCGCCACAGGCTCGCCGTCTTCGGCGCGGCGACGATCGTCTTCCTGACGCTCGCCTGCATCGTCGGCCCCTGGCTCCTGCCTTACACCGACACCTTCATCGACATCCGCAACCGCTTTGCGCCGCCCTTCTCGGGCCCGCATGTGCTCGGTACCGACCCGCTCGGACGCGATATCCTCGCACGCCTGCTGATGGCGGGGCGGATATCGCTGGCGGTCGGCTTTTCGGCCATGGCGATCGCGATGGCGATCGGCATCGTCGTCGGCATGGTCGCCGGCTTCTACGAAGGCGTGCTGGGCGCTGCGCTGATGCGCTTCGTCGATGCGATGCTGTGCTTCCCCTCGATCTTCCTGCTGCTGGCGATCTCGGCGCTGATCTCGCCTTCGGTTCCGTCGATCATCCTGTTGATCGCGATGACCTCGTGGATGGAGGTCGCCCGTGTGGTCGAGGCGCAGATCCGCTCGCTGAAGACACGCGAATTCGCCCAGGCCGCTGTCTCCTTCGGCGCGAGCAACCGGCGCATCATGGTCCGCGAGCTTTTGCCGAACGCGATCGCGCCGATCGTCGTCGCGGCGACGCTCAATGTCGCCCACGCCATCCTGGCCGAGAGCTACATCTCCTTCCTCGGCTTCGGCATCCAGCCGCCGACGCCGAGCTGGGGCAACATGCTCGAAAGCGCCCAGAGCTACCTCACCAGCGCGCCCTGGCTCGCCATCATCCCGGGCGCCGCGATCACGCTCGCAGTCACCAGCTTCAACTTCATCGGCGACGGCCTGCGCGATGCGCTCGACCCGAGGATGGAAGGCCAGTGA
- a CDS encoding MOSC domain-containing protein, protein MTGEVAELWRYPVSSMAGEQLAKIHVQASGVAGDRIWGLLDAATGRIASPGREKHFIGVPRTHAKAVGDGVTLSLDGETWAGPGDAELLAALSQAFGFMPVLKPFDAFGSGGFRPRYEHAPIHLVTSAALRSLERELPGSVIDARRFRPNILVDWPDGTEAIPEHGWIGREIRVGDVVLRGREPCGRCGFITIAQEGLPQDVEILRTVVKRHERNFGIYCDVVTPGEVAAGAVVTVN, encoded by the coding sequence GTGACGGGAGAGGTCGCTGAGCTCTGGCGCTACCCGGTCAGCTCGATGGCCGGCGAGCAATTGGCCAAAATCCATGTCCAGGCTAGCGGCGTAGCCGGTGACCGGATTTGGGGGCTGCTCGATGCCGCGACCGGGCGCATCGCTTCACCCGGCCGCGAGAAGCATTTCATCGGCGTGCCGCGCACCCATGCCAAAGCCGTTGGCGACGGCGTCACCCTCTCGCTCGACGGCGAGACCTGGGCGGGGCCGGGCGATGCGGAGCTGCTGGCGGCCCTGTCGCAGGCCTTCGGTTTCATGCCGGTGCTGAAGCCGTTCGATGCCTTCGGTTCGGGTGGCTTCAGGCCGCGTTACGAGCATGCGCCGATCCATCTCGTCACCAGCGCGGCGCTGCGCAGTCTCGAGCGAGAGCTGCCCGGCAGCGTGATCGACGCTCGACGTTTCCGGCCGAACATCCTCGTCGATTGGCCCGATGGAACGGAGGCCATACCCGAGCATGGCTGGATCGGACGCGAGATCAGGGTCGGCGACGTCGTGTTGCGCGGACGCGAGCCCTGCGGCCGCTGCGGCTTCATCACGATAGCGCAGGAGGGCCTTCCTCAGGACGTCGAAATCCTGCGGACGGTGGTCAAGCGCCATGAGCGCAATTTCGGAATCTATTGCGACGTGGTGACGCCCGGCGAGGTCGCGGCCGGCGCAGTGGTCACTGTCAATTGA
- a CDS encoding LysR family transcriptional regulator encodes MRARQIEVFRMVMRCGTLTGAAEALNVSQPALSQILLHTEDELGFKLFLRVKGRLIPTPEAEEIYPEVERLFGDLETLRRRTRDLRLGKAGLVRLAASAPPSLSFVPEALRHFRAAHPNTRVLSYVVPAEVIVTMLDRDQAGLGIAMMDQPTPFIETEVVGYTRVVCVLPAGHPLAERDSVGAEDLDGETLISYRAESLPGQLLRDALAKQGLPFRPEMEIDVSIIALAFVQQGLGIAVVDGLLPWHNFPGLVTRPFRPHVALPLCLLTSTRRPLSRSHELLRNHIRTACQQLDLDQPAPTATEA; translated from the coding sequence ATGCGTGCCCGCCAGATCGAAGTCTTCCGCATGGTCATGCGCTGCGGCACGTTGACCGGCGCCGCCGAGGCGCTCAACGTTTCGCAACCGGCGCTCAGCCAGATCCTGCTGCACACCGAGGACGAGCTCGGCTTCAAGCTGTTCCTGCGGGTCAAGGGCCGGCTGATCCCCACACCGGAAGCCGAGGAGATCTACCCCGAGGTCGAGCGCCTGTTCGGCGACCTCGAAACGCTGCGGCGGCGCACACGCGACCTGCGTCTCGGCAAGGCCGGTCTCGTCCGCCTCGCCGCCTCGGCGCCGCCGTCCCTCTCCTTCGTCCCGGAGGCGCTGCGCCATTTCCGCGCTGCGCATCCGAATACGCGCGTCCTGTCCTATGTCGTGCCGGCCGAGGTGATCGTCACCATGCTGGACCGCGATCAGGCCGGGCTCGGCATCGCCATGATGGACCAGCCCACGCCCTTCATCGAGACGGAGGTGGTCGGCTACACTCGCGTGGTCTGTGTCCTGCCCGCCGGGCATCCGCTGGCCGAGCGCGATTCTGTCGGCGCGGAGGATCTCGATGGCGAGACGCTGATCTCCTACCGCGCCGAATCGCTGCCCGGGCAATTGCTGCGCGACGCACTGGCCAAGCAAGGCCTGCCCTTCCGGCCGGAGATGGAGATCGACGTCTCGATCATCGCGCTCGCCTTCGTGCAGCAGGGCCTCGGCATCGCCGTCGTCGACGGGCTCCTGCCCTGGCATAATTTCCCCGGCCTGGTGACGCGCCCGTTCCGGCCGCATGTCGCCTTGCCGCTCTGCCTGCTCACCAGCACGCGCCGGCCGCTGTCGCGCAGCCATGAATTGCTGCGCAACCACATCCGCACGGCCTGCCAGCAGCTCGATCTCGACCAGCCTGCGCCGACAGCAACCGAGGCATAA
- a CDS encoding NAD(P)/FAD-dependent oxidoreductase produces MSPPVNRVQSDGAFPAAADVVVIGGGIAGVTAAYHLAKKGHSVALVEKGYLAGEQSSRNWGWCRQQNRDLRELPLAMRAVEMWNGLSEEVGADVGFRRSGLTYLTTRQSDLDAWEGWGEKARQYQMQTRMLSPEEARALAPHAKGDWVGGVHSPTDGRAEPAMAVPAIAEAARRLGVTIHQDCAARGLETAAGRVSGVVTEKGTIRTATVLLSGGVWTAMFARHHGISMPLAGIKSTSFFTGPAPEITTGGISTPDLTIRRRVDGGYTVGISGRGLLELSPHGMLNAKPFWRTFKKRHRLLTIRAGKSFFFGPEALMRWSNGSISPFERMRTYDPPAQEELITFAKKRLAEIFPQLATVEIKHKYGGLIDFTPDWVPVISAVDKLPGLHVSAGFSGHGFGIGPAAGRLAADIVTGDSPIVDPTPYRYSRLVDGTDLGEPGLM; encoded by the coding sequence ATGTCGCCCCCGGTCAACCGCGTCCAAAGCGACGGAGCCTTCCCCGCAGCAGCCGATGTCGTGGTCATCGGCGGCGGCATCGCCGGCGTCACCGCCGCCTACCACCTGGCGAAGAAGGGCCATTCGGTCGCACTGGTCGAGAAAGGCTATCTCGCCGGCGAGCAGTCGAGCCGGAACTGGGGCTGGTGCCGCCAGCAGAACCGCGACCTGCGCGAGCTGCCGCTGGCGATGCGGGCGGTCGAGATGTGGAACGGACTCTCCGAAGAGGTCGGAGCCGATGTCGGCTTCCGCCGCAGCGGCCTGACCTATCTGACGACGCGCCAATCCGACCTTGATGCCTGGGAGGGCTGGGGCGAGAAGGCCCGCCAGTACCAGATGCAGACGCGCATGCTGAGCCCCGAGGAGGCCCGGGCTCTGGCACCGCACGCCAAGGGTGACTGGGTCGGCGGCGTGCATTCGCCGACCGATGGCCGCGCCGAGCCGGCGATGGCGGTTCCGGCCATCGCCGAAGCGGCGCGCCGTCTCGGCGTCACCATCCACCAGGATTGCGCAGCGCGCGGGCTCGAGACCGCGGCGGGACGTGTCTCCGGCGTCGTCACCGAGAAAGGCACGATCCGCACCGCCACGGTGCTGCTCTCCGGCGGTGTCTGGACGGCGATGTTTGCCCGCCACCACGGCATCAGCATGCCGCTTGCCGGCATCAAGTCGACCTCGTTCTTCACCGGGCCGGCGCCGGAGATCACGACCGGCGGCATCTCGACGCCCGACCTCACCATCCGCCGCCGGGTCGATGGCGGATACACGGTCGGCATCAGCGGGCGCGGCCTGCTCGAGCTCTCGCCGCACGGCATGCTCAACGCCAAGCCGTTCTGGCGCACCTTCAAGAAGCGCCACAGACTCCTCACCATCCGCGCGGGCAAGTCCTTCTTCTTCGGCCCCGAGGCGCTGATGCGCTGGAGCAATGGTTCGATCTCGCCCTTCGAGCGGATGCGGACCTATGACCCGCCGGCGCAGGAAGAGTTGATCACCTTCGCCAAGAAGCGGCTCGCCGAGATCTTTCCGCAGCTCGCCACTGTCGAGATCAAGCACAAATATGGCGGGCTGATCGACTTCACGCCCGACTGGGTGCCGGTCATCTCCGCGGTCGACAAGCTGCCGGGCCTGCACGTCTCGGCCGGCTTCAGCGGCCATGGCTTCGGCATCGGCCCCGCGGCGGGGCGGCTCGCGGCCGACATCGTCACCGGCGACAGCCCGATCGTCGATCCCACCCCCTATCGCTACAGCCGCCTCGTCGACGGGACCGACCTCGGCGAGCCCGGGCTGATGTGA
- a CDS encoding LacI family DNA-binding transcriptional regulator gives MDQSRASIRRATLEDVAREAGVSLATADRVVNQREGVRAKTVESVRRAIAKLDYRANPAAARLARGQSFRFAFILPSSTNAFMAGLMQQVRRISDWLEPQNAFIDVLQLDVFDPEALASGLSGLADHFHGVATVALDHPKVRAAIDDLVARGVPVVTLVSDAPTSRRAHYVGIDNPAAGRTSASLMGRFLGGRSGPVGVILGSMSLRDHVERLFGFQQVLSGEYPELTLLPVLEERDQSERNEAAVARLLAKHPDLIGLYNVGAGNEGIVAALEAAGRPLVFIAHELTEATRRGLLSGTVAAVINQDPGHEARSAARVLMAEVSGEPILPDQERIRIEIFLRDNMN, from the coding sequence GTGGATCAGAGCCGGGCCTCGATCAGGAGGGCGACGCTGGAGGATGTGGCGCGCGAGGCCGGCGTCTCGCTCGCCACGGCCGACCGAGTCGTGAACCAGCGCGAAGGGGTCCGCGCCAAGACCGTCGAAAGCGTCAGGCGGGCGATCGCCAAGCTCGACTACCGGGCCAATCCGGCGGCGGCGCGGCTGGCGCGCGGCCAGTCCTTCCGCTTCGCCTTCATCCTGCCCTCCAGCACCAACGCCTTCATGGCCGGCCTGATGCAGCAGGTGCGCCGCATCTCGGATTGGCTGGAACCCCAGAACGCCTTCATCGACGTGCTGCAACTCGACGTCTTCGATCCCGAGGCGCTGGCGAGCGGGCTGTCCGGCCTCGCCGACCATTTTCACGGCGTCGCCACGGTGGCGCTCGATCATCCCAAGGTCCGCGCCGCCATCGACGATCTGGTGGCGCGCGGCGTTCCCGTCGTTACGCTGGTCTCGGACGCTCCAACCTCCCGCCGCGCCCATTATGTCGGCATCGACAACCCGGCGGCGGGCCGCACCAGCGCCTCGCTGATGGGCCGCTTCCTCGGCGGTCGCAGCGGGCCGGTCGGCGTCATCCTGGGCTCGATGTCACTGCGCGACCATGTCGAGCGGCTCTTCGGCTTTCAGCAGGTGCTGTCCGGCGAGTACCCCGAACTGACCCTGTTGCCGGTGCTGGAAGAGCGCGACCAGAGCGAACGCAACGAAGCCGCGGTGGCCCGGCTCCTCGCCAAGCATCCCGACCTGATCGGGCTCTATAATGTCGGCGCCGGCAATGAGGGCATCGTCGCGGCGCTCGAGGCCGCCGGCAGACCGCTCGTCTTCATCGCGCATGAGCTGACGGAGGCGACGCGGCGCGGCCTCCTCTCCGGCACCGTCGCCGCGGTGATCAACCAGGATCCGGGCCATGAGGCGCGCTCCGCGGCGCGCGTGCTGATGGCAGAGGTCTCAGGCGAACCGATCCTGCCCGACCAGGAGCGCATCCGCATCGAGATCTTCCTGCGCGACAACATGAACTGA
- a CDS encoding ABC transporter permease, with protein MIAFLLRRLGQSLLLLLIVSVIGFAILHLAPGGPMSQFAAGGDMTQADLDRIAEQLGLNRPLPVQYVEWLWRMLRGDWGVSYRDQQPVLHIIASHIGATLELMLTSTLLAMVIGAWVGILGAIRRYSLFDSLATVGAMIALSIPTFWFGLVIIYVFSVGLGWLPSGNRYTMGDGSFLNQVHHLIGPCIVLALVSTAVWSRYMRSSMLEVVNQDYIRTARAKGVPERQILLRHALRNALLPMITITGLHVPTLLSGALVTETVFTWPGMGRLFLDPISYRDYPVVMGILMFTAVLVLMGSLLADLLYGVADPRISRGGR; from the coding sequence ATGATCGCCTTCCTCCTGCGCCGGCTCGGACAGTCGCTGCTGCTGCTGCTGATCGTCTCGGTGATCGGCTTCGCGATCCTGCATCTGGCGCCGGGCGGGCCGATGTCGCAGTTCGCCGCCGGCGGCGACATGACCCAGGCCGATCTCGACCGCATCGCCGAGCAGCTCGGCCTCAACCGCCCGCTGCCGGTGCAATATGTCGAATGGCTCTGGCGCATGCTGCGCGGCGACTGGGGCGTGTCCTATCGCGACCAGCAGCCTGTGCTGCACATCATCGCCTCGCATATCGGCGCCACGCTGGAGCTGATGCTGACCTCGACGCTGCTCGCCATGGTGATCGGCGCCTGGGTCGGCATCCTCGGCGCGATCCGGCGCTATTCGCTGTTCGACTCGCTCGCCACGGTCGGCGCCATGATCGCGCTCTCGATCCCGACCTTCTGGTTCGGCCTTGTCATCATCTACGTTTTCTCGGTTGGGCTCGGCTGGCTGCCCTCGGGCAACCGCTACACCATGGGCGACGGCTCGTTCCTCAACCAGGTGCATCACCTGATCGGCCCCTGCATCGTGCTGGCGCTGGTCTCGACGGCGGTGTGGAGCCGCTACATGCGCTCCTCGATGCTCGAGGTGGTCAACCAGGACTATATCCGCACCGCCCGCGCCAAGGGCGTGCCGGAGCGGCAGATCCTGCTGCGCCACGCCCTGCGCAACGCGCTGCTGCCGATGATCACCATCACCGGCCTGCATGTGCCGACGCTGCTTTCCGGCGCCCTGGTGACCGAGACGGTCTTCACCTGGCCCGGAATGGGCCGGCTCTTCCTCGATCCGATTAGCTATCGCGACTACCCCGTCGTCATGGGCATCCTGATGTTCACCGCCGTGCTCGTCCTGATGGGGTCGCTGCTCGCCGATCTGCTTTACGGTGTCGCCGACCCGCGCATCTCGAGGGGCGGGCGATGA